Proteins from a genomic interval of Mycobacterium paragordonae:
- a CDS encoding alpha/beta fold hydrolase, whose protein sequence is MANNPGRKAALAATLVAGGAAAAAAAVARRDPDPTRAALPPLELTPVHRGGAGQPLLLLHGIGAIWRAWSPVLPYLEPHHALIVPTLHGHAGGPPLGEDVEPSIQALADGIEEELDRLGLQKVHIAGNSLGGWIGIELARRGRAQSLVLLSPAGAWRSPRRIKVTTAGVRFSLGAIARYSHRAEAIVERRVLRWALLAAQVAHPHQVQRETLVTYVHASGHSPVVDPLLRVLHLTPVDPLPEERDYPVRLVWGERDLVLPFKHFGSPMLERLPGAELIRLEGVGHVPMSDDPARVAELILEVTRAVDGAVGSTGNE, encoded by the coding sequence ATGGCGAATAATCCAGGCCGAAAGGCGGCCCTGGCCGCGACACTCGTGGCGGGCGGAGCGGCTGCCGCGGCCGCGGCCGTTGCCCGACGGGACCCCGATCCTACGCGCGCGGCACTTCCCCCGTTGGAGCTGACTCCGGTTCACCGCGGCGGAGCCGGGCAACCGCTATTGCTGTTGCACGGGATCGGGGCTATCTGGCGGGCATGGTCCCCGGTACTGCCCTACCTGGAACCACACCACGCGTTGATCGTGCCGACGCTCCACGGGCACGCGGGTGGACCGCCCCTTGGTGAGGACGTCGAACCATCGATTCAGGCCCTTGCTGACGGCATCGAGGAGGAGCTCGACCGCCTGGGCCTGCAGAAGGTGCACATCGCCGGTAACTCACTCGGCGGCTGGATCGGGATCGAACTCGCCCGCCGGGGACGCGCCCAGTCACTCGTTCTGCTCAGCCCCGCTGGGGCCTGGCGCTCGCCGCGTCGCATCAAAGTGACCACTGCAGGTGTCAGGTTCTCCCTCGGCGCGATCGCGCGTTATTCGCATCGGGCCGAAGCGATCGTCGAGCGCCGCGTGCTGCGCTGGGCGCTACTGGCAGCCCAGGTAGCCCATCCCCACCAGGTGCAGCGCGAAACGCTGGTGACCTATGTCCACGCCAGTGGCCATTCACCGGTGGTCGATCCGCTGCTGCGGGTACTTCACCTGACTCCGGTCGATCCCCTGCCCGAAGAACGGGACTACCCCGTCAGGCTGGTGTGGGGAGAGCGCGATCTCGTGCTGCCCTTCAAGCATTTCGGCTCGCCGATGCTGGAACGGCTGCCCGGCGCAGAGCTGATCCGCCTCGAGGGCGTCGGCCACGTCCCGATGTCGGACGACCCCGCGCGCGTCGCCGAGCTGATCCTGGAAGTGACCCGCGCCGTCGACGGCGCGGTAGGTTCGACCGGAAATGAGTGA